The sequence CAAGTGAGCCTGTTGCTCTACTTCTCTTCTTTGTCTTGTTATCTCCCCCTCAAGTGCTCTAATGTattcaactcttggaactaggtttgttgGACCTCTGCTCCTtgtgttcatacacctgaaattcaaagagagaagaacaaagagtaGCAATAACacgattaaataaaaattgacttagtctcaagcaaatgactaaatcccaatgtcacaatcaacttagaatttggcaacggcgccaatttgatacaagacttttcaagggtctaagatcaaatcaatgtagtataaaagattgtcgaaccaatcctaggtgattatgcaagaccatgcttaatctaagtgctaccAGTTTTTGAGATGATTAAAAACTAACTTACtacctaaaatgcaataaaggcacaagctttctttcttataagaagggagaactcatgggctatgGGAACtgatcttgggtgatcaagATTCAACCTAAAGGTGTCAACTTTTAACCAATTTATATCTTCCTTAGgcctagacacaatcctaagCAAACTCTATccctagatgaatgctcatttacctagataactcaagcatcaaattcctttggttgaATGTTACCTANNNNNNNNNNNNNNNNNNNNNNNNNNNNNNNNNNNNNNNNNNNNNNNNNNNNNNNNNNNNNNNNNNNNNNNNNNNNNNNNNNNNNNNNNNNNNNNNNNNNNNNNNNNNNNNNNNNNNNNNNNNNNNNNNNNNNNNNNNNNNNNNNNNNNNNNNNNNNNNNNNNNNNNNNNNNNNNNNNNNNNNNNNNNNNNNNNNNNNNNNNNNNNNNNNNNNNNNNNNNNNNNNNNNNNNNNNNNNNNNNNNNNNNNNNNNNNNNNNNNNNNNNNNNNNNNNNNNNNNNNNNNNNNNNNNNNNNNNNNNNNNNNNNNNNNNNNNNNNNNNNNNNNNNNNNNNNNNNNNNNNNNNNNNNNNNNNNNNNNNNNNNNNNNNNNNNNNNNNNNNNNNNNNNNNNNNNNNNNNNNNNNNNNNNNNNNNNNNNNNNNNNNNNNNNNNNNNNNNNNNNNNNNNNNNNNNNNNNNNNNNNNNNNNNNNNNNNNNNNNNNNNNNNNNNNNNNNNNNNNNNNNNNNNNNNNNNNNNNNNNNNNNNNNNNNNNNNNNNNNNNNNNNNNNNNNNNNNNNNNNNNNNNNNNNNNNNNNNNNNNNNNNNNNNNNNNNNNNNNNNNNNNNNNNNNNNNNNNNNNNNNNNNNNNNNNNNNNNNNNNNNNNNNNNNNNNNNNNNNNNNNNNNNNNNNNNNNNNNNNNNNNNNNNNNNNNNNNNNNNNNNNNNNNNNNNNNNNNNNNNNNNNNNNNNNNNNNNNNNNNNNNNNNNNNNNCTCGTCACACCGCTGCGTCAGGCCGCTCCCGCACTTGGTCTCCATTTCTTGAGTCTTCATCTCTCGAGCGTCTATAGCGGCTTCGGTACACCGCTGCGTAAGGCCGCTCCCATACTTGGTCTCCGTTTCTCAGCGCTGGCAGCGGCTTCTTGAGGGGCGAAAAGGCCGCTGGGACTTCCTTATGCCGCTGGGACACTTGATCAATGCGTCTCCTTCTCGAGAATCACCCCTTTTTGCCTCCAAACCATCTCTAAatgctccaaagtcaccaatTGAAATCTCCATCACCTGATAAGGACATATGTAATGCAATGCAATCCTAAACATATCTAAATGTTATCCTAAATGGTCAGCATATGCTAGAATGaatggttaaaacaatgcaaattgagaagatatcaatattaaaaatacaatctcataaattttaaaactaaatagaaaatttataaaaatatttagttgaaAATGCTGAAACGGAAAcgactatttaaaaaaaacagaaacaactgtttgaaatacaaaatcaaatttagagCTTAGAAAAATGTTAATgctaaaaattcaataaaaatataagaaataggtAAACGAACAAAATTGGGAATACACAATCTGCGCGTAGCACGGAAAGAAGACACATAGAGAAATACTTCTGATCAAGAGAAGCGTCTCGCAGATTACAGTCAGGTTTGCTCTCTAATCTCTTACAATTAGGTGTTTTGTGATGGTTTCCATTGTTTTCAGCTCACAAGCAAAAAACAAGCAAATTGTCTTGATAAGCCTCCGCCAAAGGAAATATTGATGAAGCAACGGAATGAGATCCAAGACTACATCGATGCTCGGTATTTATCAGCTTGTGAGTCTATGTGGCGGATTTTCGCATTCCACATACACAAAAGAAAGCCATCAGTTGAGAAGCTTATCATTCACTTAGAAGGCGAACATAACATCACAATTAAAGCAACTGATAACCTCGGCCGTGTAATCCGCAAACCAGGTATTGAGAAGACAATGTTTACTGAATGGATGGTCTTATGCAGAAGGTCAGAGTTTGCACGGACATTAACTTATGTGCAAATACCAGAATATTTCGTAGGGAACAACAGTACCAAAGTCTGGTCTGAACTTAAGAAAGGAAAAACCATTGGGCGAATCGTGGCTGTCCACCCATCAGCAGGAGATCGATACTATCTGAGGATCCTCATTAATAAGATCAAGGGTCCTAGAAGTTATAAATAGCTAAAAACGTTTAACGACGTGAAATACCCTGACTTCAAATCAGTTTGCCACGCACGAGGCTATTTGGACAATGATGTTGAATGGCACGAGGATATGTCAGAGGGTGCTAAAACAGCCACCCCATACCAACTCCGCGATATGTTTGTCATATTCCTAACCAATTGCTTCGTTGCAAGCCCTAAAGACCTATGAGAACACTCATGAAAATCAATGAGCGAGAACATACTTCACAAGAGGCAAAGGATCTTAGGTCACACAAATTTGGAACTGGATGATGAGACCCTTGAGCAATACACGTTAATAGAAGTGGAAAAGTTGATGCACATGCATGACCGCtcattaaatgatattaaagagATGCCAAAGATCAAACATGTTTTGCTAAAAGAATTGGGGAACAGTTTGTGGAGCCAAGAAATGGATTACGATGTTGCCGAGGAAACACTAAGACATGACAGGCAGTACAACTTACTTAATGCCGAGCAGCGTGCGATTTACGAATCAGTCTTAGACTCTGTTGAAAAAAAGGATGGAAAACTATTCTTTGTATATGGCGCATGTGGCACAGGAAAAACATTCCTATACCAAACCATTATATCCAGACTTCGCTCGAGAAAACAAATCGTTCTCCCGGTTGCTTCTTCAGGAATAACCGCATTGCTACTACCAAACGGGGGAACATCTCATTCTTGTTTTAATATTCCTTTGAAGCTCGACGAAAATAAGCTCTGCAAAATCACACCAGGAACAATGCTGGCTGAACTAATTGAGAAAACAGACCTCATAATTTGGGATGAGGCACCTATGACAGACAAGCATGCTTTCGAAGCACTAGACAAACTTTGAAGGACATAATGTCTATGAAAATTCCACCTGCGAAGGATCTAACTTTTGGAGGCAAAACAGTTTTGTTAGGTGGTGATTTTAGGCAGATCCTACCAGTAATTCCACAAGGTAGTAGAGCTGATACTGTCTTAGCTTCGATAAGTCATTCATATCTATGGAATAGCTGCCACAAGTTCTCTTTAAAAGCAAATATGCGAGTCAATCAGGATGAGAAAGAGTTCTCTGAGTGGCTTCTCAAAGTCGGGGAAGTAATGAGATCCTAGGACTCTTCTCTGGATGGTATGGATAGATCCTTGCATAAACGAATCAAAGACTCAAGTTTATCAAGGTTGTGGatcgaatggtgacacaagaggctGCGGAGAGGCTTCTTGATACTCCTAGGCTTAGATCGGATATGACACACCTTTCTAAAGCCCTTGGGCgttggatattacacaccaacagactggatattacacaccagaCACTCTCTTAACTTGTGAAAGCAAGGGAGAAGAAAACACAAAGGTTTAAGTGAAAGAAAACTTGATAGATGCTAGGGTTGCCgtcacacacatatatatagtgaaaGGCTTGGAACAGGCTCCAAGCATTTCGAAATTAAAGGAACAGGCTCCTCCAATTAATGTAGAAACAAAGACATAACTTAGATAGAGTTTTTCCAAAGACTTCCTGATTAGTCCTCCAATAGTTTCTTTGAGTTTCCTGGCTCTGGCTCGAGTTATGGGACCTTTAGGAATGGCTAAGATATCATCTTCTTCAGCCGGTTCATCTCTAAACTCTACATCTCAATCTCCATAAGCTGGCTGGTCCATGATCATATCAGGAAGGTCGTCCAGAATCAGGAcaagaagatgaggatgatgcCTACCATGACCAAATGGTAATCGTCGACAACTCATTGGTCCAAGAGACTAAGGATGAGTCATTAAAACAACTTGTCGATGCCTCGTATGGTGATGTCAACAAAATAAAGGCCTCCCAAATTTCCTACACTGATAAAGCTATACTTACACCCCGAAATGATACAGTCGATGAAATCAATGCATATACAATCTCCAAACCGACAGGGAGTCAAGAGACTACTACAGTTACGATAGCCTTGAGGTTTCGGAAACTCAATATAATCTCAATTCCATGGAGTTTCCAGGATTGCCATCTCATAAACTCACTCTCAAAGTTGGGGCCCCGATTATGCTTCTgcgaaacataaataaaaaaaaggattatgTAATGGTACCCGTATGATCCTAACCCACATAGGCGAAAAAGTGCTTAAGGCAAATATAATTACTGGCTCACACATTGGAAAAAAAGTTTTGATCCCAAGAATTGTCCTCTTGCATGGTGAAACAAAGCTACCATTCAGTTTACGTCGACAACAATTTCCTATCAGATTGTGTTATGCAATGACAATCAACAAAAGCCAGGGGCAAAGCTTAAAAGAGGTAATCCTATATCTACGTAGACCGGTCTTCGCACATGGTCAACTCTATGTGGCCCTCTCACGTGTAACAAGCAAAGCAGGACTAAAAATCATCAAAGGCGAAGACTCACACAAACAAAAAGTGAAGAATATAGTCTACAAAGAAATCTTCAACCGCCTTCGTTCCCATGAGAGtaagtaaaatttaaaactcaGAATCTCATTGAAGGTTTCTTTAGTGGTTATCTATCTAATAATTCACATTTATCTGCTATGCAGTACTCGAGTTATCAACAGAAATGAATCAGAGTTAAAACTCCTTCTCTGATGATGGATACCTCATGAATGATTAATTCTTTCTCATTCCACAAAATGTTCGC is a genomic window of Brassica oleracea var. oleracea cultivar TO1000 unplaced genomic scaffold, BOL UnpScaffold00986, whole genome shotgun sequence containing:
- the LOC106320625 gene encoding ATP-dependent DNA helicase PIF4-like, which encodes MSENILHKRQRILGHTNLELDDETLEQYTLIEVEKLMHMHDRSLNDIKEMPKIKHVLLKELGNSLWSQEMDYDVAEETLRHDRQYNLLNAEQRAIYESVLDSVEKKDGKLFFVYGACGTGKTFLYQTIISRLRSRKQIVLPVASSGITALLLPNGGTSHSCFNIPLKLDENKLCKITPGTMLAELIEKTDLIIWDEAPMTDKHAFEALDKL